The following proteins come from a genomic window of Cronobacter muytjensii ATCC 51329:
- the yicI gene encoding alpha-xylosidase has translation MKISDGNWLIQPGLSLLHPIQVFDVEQRDGEMIVCAAPRDVRERAGQLDIPLFTLRFFSPQEGIIGVRIAHFQGVPDNGPHYPLKVQENVPVAMCETESYAELKSGSLSVRVTKGENWALDFLRDGERITGSQVKNSGYVQDGNAATFMFERLDLGVGETVYGLGERFTALVKNGQTVETWNRDGGTSTEQAYKNIPFYLTNRGYGVLVNHPECVSFEVASEKVSKVQFSVAGEYLEYFVIDGPTPKAVLERYTRLTGRPALPPAWSFGLWLTTSFTTNYDEETVNSFIDGMAARELPLHVFHFDCFWMKAFQWCDFEWDPATFPDPEGMLARLKARGLKICVWINPYIGQKSPLFREGMEKGYLLKRPNGAVWQWDKWQPGQGIVDFTNPAACEWYAGHLKRLVRMGVDCFKTDFGERIPTDVVWHNGADPQKMHNHYAFLYNALVWNVLKETVGEEEAVLFARSASVGAQQFPVHWGGDCYANYESMAESLRGGLSIGLSGFGFWSHDIGGFENTAPAHVYKRWCAFGLLSSHSRLHGSKSYRVPWAYDDEACDVVRHFTQLKCRLMPYLYRQSALAHERGTPVMRAMMLEFPNDPACDYLDRQYMLGDAVLVAPVFSEAGDVVFYLPEGRWTHLWRNDELSGSRWHNQRHDFLSLPVYVRDNTLLALGNNDKKPDYAWHEGTAFQLFNLEEGREARCEVPAADGTTVFTLCVKREGNRLTVEGNGNATGWTLCLRNVPQVASVQGGSGAGSEWGVVVTPGHGAQALSITL, from the coding sequence ATGAAAATCAGTGACGGGAACTGGCTGATCCAGCCGGGTTTAAGCCTGCTGCATCCCATTCAGGTGTTTGATGTCGAGCAGCGCGACGGCGAAATGATTGTCTGTGCCGCGCCGCGTGATGTGCGCGAACGTGCCGGGCAACTGGATATCCCGCTCTTTACGCTGCGGTTTTTTTCGCCGCAGGAGGGCATTATCGGCGTGCGTATCGCGCATTTTCAGGGCGTGCCGGATAACGGCCCGCATTACCCGCTCAAGGTTCAGGAAAACGTGCCGGTAGCGATGTGCGAAACCGAGAGCTATGCCGAGCTAAAAAGCGGCAGCCTCAGCGTACGGGTGACCAAAGGCGAAAACTGGGCGCTCGATTTTCTGCGTGACGGCGAGCGGATTACCGGCAGCCAGGTAAAGAACAGCGGTTATGTTCAGGACGGCAACGCCGCGACCTTTATGTTTGAGCGGCTGGATCTGGGCGTCGGCGAGACGGTGTACGGGCTCGGCGAACGCTTTACTGCCCTGGTGAAGAACGGTCAGACGGTGGAGACCTGGAATCGCGACGGCGGCACGAGCACCGAGCAGGCGTACAAAAACATACCATTTTATCTGACCAACCGCGGTTATGGCGTACTGGTCAATCACCCGGAGTGCGTCTCCTTCGAAGTGGCTTCTGAAAAAGTCTCGAAAGTACAGTTCAGCGTGGCCGGGGAATATCTGGAGTATTTTGTTATCGACGGCCCGACGCCGAAAGCGGTGCTGGAGCGCTATACTCGCCTGACAGGCCGTCCGGCGCTGCCGCCCGCCTGGTCGTTCGGGCTGTGGCTCACCACATCATTTACGACTAATTACGATGAAGAGACGGTAAACAGCTTTATCGACGGCATGGCGGCGCGCGAACTGCCGCTGCATGTCTTTCACTTCGACTGCTTCTGGATGAAGGCGTTTCAGTGGTGTGACTTCGAATGGGACCCGGCGACGTTCCCGGATCCTGAAGGCATGTTAGCGCGCCTCAAAGCCCGCGGGCTGAAAATCTGCGTCTGGATCAATCCGTACATCGGTCAGAAATCGCCGCTGTTCCGCGAAGGGATGGAAAAAGGCTATCTGCTGAAACGCCCGAACGGCGCGGTGTGGCAGTGGGATAAATGGCAGCCGGGGCAGGGTATCGTCGACTTCACCAACCCGGCGGCGTGCGAATGGTACGCGGGCCATCTGAAGCGGCTGGTGAGAATGGGCGTCGATTGCTTCAAAACCGATTTTGGCGAGCGTATCCCGACCGATGTCGTGTGGCATAACGGCGCTGACCCGCAAAAAATGCACAATCACTACGCCTTCCTCTATAACGCGCTGGTCTGGAACGTGCTCAAAGAGACCGTGGGCGAGGAAGAAGCGGTGCTGTTCGCCCGCTCGGCCTCGGTGGGCGCGCAACAGTTCCCGGTGCACTGGGGCGGCGACTGCTACGCTAACTATGAATCGATGGCTGAAAGCCTGCGCGGCGGGCTGTCTATCGGCCTTTCCGGGTTCGGCTTCTGGAGCCATGACATCGGCGGCTTTGAAAACACCGCGCCGGCACATGTCTATAAACGCTGGTGCGCGTTTGGGCTGCTCTCCAGCCACAGCCGCCTGCACGGCAGCAAATCGTACCGTGTGCCCTGGGCTTACGATGACGAAGCCTGCGACGTGGTGCGCCACTTCACGCAGCTGAAATGCCGGCTGATGCCTTATCTCTACCGCCAGTCGGCGTTAGCGCACGAGCGCGGCACGCCAGTGATGCGCGCCATGATGCTGGAGTTTCCGAATGACCCGGCCTGCGATTACCTCGACCGCCAGTATATGCTTGGTGATGCGGTGCTGGTGGCGCCCGTGTTCAGTGAGGCGGGCGACGTGGTGTTTTACCTGCCGGAAGGGCGCTGGACGCACCTGTGGCGCAACGACGAGCTTTCCGGCAGTCGCTGGCATAACCAGCGTCATGACTTCCTGAGCCTGCCGGTCTATGTGCGCGACAACACGCTGCTGGCGCTCGGAAATAACGATAAAAAGCCCGATTATGCCTGGCATGAGGGCACCGCGTTCCAGCTGTTTAATCTGGAGGAGGGCCGTGAAGCGCGCTGCGAGGTGCCTGCTGCTGACGGCACGACGGTGTTTACGCTGTGCGTGAAGCGTGAGGGCAATCGCCTGACAGTCGAAGGGAACGGCAATGCGACAGGCTGGACGCTCTGCCTGCGCAACGTTCCTCAGGTGGCGAGCGTGCAGGGCGGCAGCGGCGCGGGCAGCGAATGGGGCGTCGTGGTAACGCCCGGGCATGGCGCGCAGGCGTTAAGTATTACGCTGTAA
- the avtA gene encoding valine--pyruvate transaminase, protein MTFSLFGDKFTRHAGITRLMEDLNDGLRTPGAIMLGGGNPAQIPAMNAYFQELLASMLESGKVTDALCNYDGPRGKSELLVALAGMLRKEFGWDVEPQNIALTNGSQSAFFYLFNLFAGRQADGTSKKVLFPLAPEYIGYADSGLEEDLFVSARPNIELLPEGQFKYHVDFEHLHIGPETGMICVSRPTNPTGNVITDEELIKLDALANQHNIPLVIDNAYGLPFPGIIFSEARPLWNPNIILCMSLSKLGLPGSRCGIIIGNEKVISAISNMNGIISLAPGGIGPAMACEMIKRNDLLRLSQDVIKPFYQQRVQETIATIRRYLSPERCLIHKPEGAIFLWLWFKDLPITTELLYQRLKKRGVLMVPGDFFFPGLDKPWPHTHQCMRMNYVPEPEKIEAGVKILAEEIERAWQEAGQ, encoded by the coding sequence ATGACGTTTTCACTTTTCGGCGACAAATTTACCCGCCATGCAGGCATTACGCGCCTCATGGAGGATCTCAACGACGGATTACGCACCCCTGGCGCTATCATGCTGGGCGGCGGAAACCCGGCGCAAATCCCGGCGATGAATGCCTATTTCCAGGAGCTGCTGGCCTCGATGCTGGAAAGCGGCAAAGTCACTGATGCGCTTTGCAATTATGATGGTCCGCGCGGAAAAAGTGAGCTGCTGGTGGCCCTGGCGGGGATGTTGAGAAAAGAGTTTGGCTGGGATGTTGAACCACAGAATATTGCACTGACAAACGGCAGCCAGAGCGCATTTTTCTACTTGTTTAACCTGTTTGCTGGCCGTCAGGCAGACGGCACCTCGAAAAAGGTGCTGTTCCCGCTCGCGCCAGAATACATCGGCTATGCAGATTCGGGGCTGGAAGAGGATCTGTTTGTCTCCGCACGCCCGAATATCGAGCTGCTGCCGGAAGGCCAGTTTAAATACCACGTCGATTTCGAACATCTGCATATCGGCCCGGAAACCGGCATGATTTGCGTGTCGCGTCCGACCAACCCGACGGGTAACGTCATCACCGACGAAGAGCTTATCAAGCTCGACGCGCTGGCAAACCAGCACAATATTCCGCTGGTTATTGATAACGCCTACGGCCTGCCGTTCCCCGGCATTATCTTCAGCGAGGCGCGCCCGCTGTGGAATCCTAATATTATTCTTTGCATGAGCCTCTCCAAGCTCGGCCTGCCGGGCAGCCGTTGCGGCATTATCATCGGCAACGAGAAAGTCATTTCCGCCATCAGCAACATGAACGGGATAATCAGCCTGGCGCCGGGCGGCATCGGGCCGGCGATGGCTTGTGAAATGATCAAACGCAACGACCTGCTGCGTCTGTCGCAGGACGTGATTAAGCCTTTTTACCAGCAGCGCGTACAGGAGACGATCGCCACGATTCGCCGCTACCTCTCGCCGGAACGCTGCCTGATCCACAAGCCGGAAGGCGCGATTTTCCTGTGGTTGTGGTTTAAAGATTTGCCGATCACCACCGAACTGCTTTACCAGCGCCTGAAAAAGCGCGGCGTGCTGATGGTGCCGGGCGATTTCTTCTTCCCGGGGCTGGATAAACCCTGGCCGCACACGCATCAGTGCATGCGCATGAACTATGTGCCGGAGCCGGAGAAAATCGAAGCGGGCGTGAAAATTCTGGCCGAAGAGATCGAACGCGCCTGGCAGGAAGCAGGTCAATAA
- a CDS encoding alpha-amylase — MNLSPLALCLLPGIALAQWSTPGLPAFKEQTPGVFVSKGALKKGADPLRLTLDNACWQPAGPVRLNQMLSLKPCAEPTPEWRRFRDGNYQVQIDTRSGTPTLMLSVEQEGEKATTEVARQCPKWDGKPLTIAVKETFPEGSQVRDFYSGKTATVTQGKITLTPAPGSNGLLLLERAESPAQAAFNWHNATVYFVLTDRFVNGDPTNDNSYGRHKDGMQEIGTFHGGDLRGLTGKLDYLQTLGVNALWISSPLEQIHGWVGGGTKGDFPHYAYHGYYPQDWTKLDANMGTPDDLRQLVDEAHRRGIRVLFDVVMNHAGYATLADMQEFQFGALYLKGEELKKTLGDRWTDWRPSPGQSWHSFNDYINFSDKSAWDKWWGKNWIRTDIGDYDSPGFDDLTMSLAFLPDLKTESTQPSGLPHFYQHKPDTAAQAIDGATPRDYLTRWLSQWVRDYGIDGFRVDTAKHVEQAAWQQLKNEASAALADWKANNPDKKLDDAPFWMTGESWGHGVMQSDYYRHGFDAMINFDYQEQAAKAAACLAYIDPTWQQMAEKLQGFNVLSYLSSHDTRLFREGGSRAAELLLLAPGTVQIYYGDESERPVGPGGSDPLQGTRSDMNWQDLTGKSAATLAHWQKLGQFRARHPGIGGGKQTTLSLNQGYGFVRQQDDDVVMVIWAGQQ; from the coding sequence ATGAACCTCTCCCCTCTCGCGTTGTGTTTACTGCCCGGTATTGCGCTTGCGCAGTGGTCTACCCCCGGTCTTCCCGCGTTTAAGGAACAGACGCCAGGCGTGTTTGTCAGTAAAGGCGCGCTGAAAAAAGGCGCTGATCCGCTGCGCCTGACGCTTGATAACGCCTGCTGGCAACCCGCAGGCCCGGTCAGGCTCAACCAGATGCTCTCGCTTAAGCCCTGCGCTGAGCCGACGCCCGAGTGGCGACGCTTTCGCGACGGCAATTATCAGGTGCAGATAGACACGCGCTCCGGCACGCCGACGCTCATGCTGAGCGTGGAGCAGGAAGGCGAGAAAGCGACGACGGAAGTCGCGCGCCAGTGTCCGAAATGGGACGGTAAACCACTCACCATTGCCGTCAAAGAGACGTTCCCCGAAGGCAGCCAGGTACGCGATTTCTACAGCGGCAAAACCGCCACCGTCACGCAGGGGAAAATCACCCTCACGCCCGCGCCCGGGAGCAACGGGCTTCTGCTACTGGAACGCGCTGAATCACCCGCACAGGCAGCCTTTAACTGGCACAATGCCACCGTCTATTTTGTCCTCACCGACCGCTTCGTTAATGGCGACCCGACTAACGACAACAGCTATGGACGCCATAAAGATGGTATGCAGGAGATCGGCACCTTTCACGGCGGCGATCTCCGGGGGCTCACCGGCAAACTGGATTATCTGCAAACGCTTGGCGTTAACGCGCTATGGATAAGCTCGCCGCTGGAGCAGATCCACGGCTGGGTGGGCGGCGGCACTAAAGGCGATTTTCCGCACTACGCCTACCACGGCTACTACCCGCAGGACTGGACAAAACTCGACGCTAATATGGGTACCCCGGACGATTTACGCCAGTTGGTGGATGAGGCGCACCGGCGCGGCATTCGCGTGTTGTTCGATGTGGTCATGAACCACGCGGGCTACGCCACGCTTGCCGATATGCAGGAATTTCAGTTTGGCGCGCTCTACCTGAAAGGCGAGGAGCTTAAAAAAACGCTGGGCGACCGCTGGACGGACTGGCGTCCTTCACCGGGTCAGAGCTGGCACAGCTTTAATGATTACATTAACTTCAGCGATAAAAGCGCATGGGATAAATGGTGGGGGAAAAACTGGATCCGCACGGATATCGGCGACTATGACAGCCCGGGCTTTGATGATCTCACCATGTCGCTCGCTTTCTTACCGGACCTGAAAACCGAATCGACGCAGCCCTCCGGCCTGCCGCATTTTTATCAGCACAAGCCCGACACCGCCGCGCAGGCTATCGACGGCGCCACTCCGCGCGATTACCTGACGCGCTGGCTCAGCCAGTGGGTACGCGATTACGGTATTGACGGTTTCCGGGTGGACACGGCAAAACATGTTGAGCAGGCAGCCTGGCAGCAGCTTAAAAATGAAGCCAGCGCCGCGCTCGCCGACTGGAAAGCGAATAACCCCGATAAAAAACTTGATGACGCGCCGTTCTGGATGACGGGCGAATCCTGGGGCCACGGCGTGATGCAGAGTGATTACTATCGCCACGGCTTCGACGCGATGATCAATTTTGATTATCAGGAGCAGGCGGCAAAAGCCGCCGCCTGCCTGGCGTATATCGACCCAACCTGGCAGCAGATGGCAGAAAAACTTCAGGGCTTTAACGTACTGAGCTATCTCTCCTCGCACGACACCCGGCTGTTCCGCGAAGGCGGATCGCGCGCGGCAGAGCTGCTGCTACTCGCCCCTGGCACCGTGCAAATCTATTACGGTGACGAGAGCGAGCGGCCTGTCGGGCCTGGCGGATCGGATCCGCTCCAGGGCACGCGATCGGATATGAACTGGCAGGATCTCACCGGAAAAAGCGCGGCGACGCTGGCGCACTGGCAAAAGCTCGGGCAGTTCCGCGCGCGTCACCCGGGCATTGGCGGCGGCAAACAGACCACGCTTTCACTTAACCAGGGCTACGGCTTTGTACGCCAGCAGGACGATGACGTCGTCATGGTTATCTGGGCGGGTCAGCAGTAA
- a CDS encoding protein bax codes for MISTSIRRLGAALCMLATLAFSGEVLATQHTTKKSHTVHIKKTSGKKLASSKKEYSRNSVISGSLPDLRKYPSGTPRKKAFLRTVMPYITSQNAAISAERNWLISKQYDAQWSPSERARLKDIAKRYKVKWNGNTRRVPWNTLLERVDIIPASMVATMAAAESGWGTSKLARNNNNLFGMKCGNKRCNNAPGKVKGYSTFNSVKESVNAYAVNLNTHPAYASFRKSRLQLRKADQEVTASNMIHKLKGYSTKGKSYNNYLFAMYQDNQHLLATN; via the coding sequence ATGATATCGACTTCAATTCGACGATTAGGGGCGGCGCTGTGTATGTTAGCCACCCTGGCATTTTCGGGTGAAGTGCTGGCAACGCAGCACACGACGAAAAAGAGCCACACAGTCCATATTAAAAAGACAAGCGGTAAAAAACTGGCAAGCAGTAAAAAAGAGTATTCTCGCAATAGTGTAATAAGTGGTTCACTGCCTGATTTGCGAAAATACCCTTCCGGAACACCACGGAAAAAAGCGTTTCTCCGGACCGTCATGCCTTACATTACCAGCCAAAATGCCGCCATTTCGGCTGAGCGTAACTGGCTTATTTCAAAGCAGTACGACGCCCAGTGGTCGCCGTCTGAGCGCGCGCGCCTGAAAGATATCGCGAAGCGCTACAAGGTGAAATGGAACGGCAATACGCGTCGTGTACCGTGGAATACGCTGCTTGAACGCGTTGATATTATTCCTGCCAGCATGGTCGCGACGATGGCGGCAGCGGAAAGCGGCTGGGGTACGTCGAAACTTGCCCGTAACAATAACAATCTGTTCGGCATGAAATGCGGCAATAAGCGTTGTAATAACGCGCCCGGGAAAGTGAAAGGGTATTCAACCTTTAACTCTGTTAAAGAATCCGTTAATGCGTATGCGGTAAACCTGAATACGCATCCGGCTTATGCCTCTTTCCGTAAATCCCGCCTGCAGCTTCGTAAAGCGGACCAGGAAGTCACCGCCAGCAATATGATCCATAAGCTGAAAGGCTACTCCACCAAAGGAAAAAGCTATAACAATTATCTGTTTGCCATGTATCAGGATAATCAGCACCTGCTGGCAACCAACTAA
- the xylR gene encoding D-xylose utilization transcriptional activator XylR (D-xylose enhances binding of XylR to the xyl promoter and activates transcription.) — translation MFEKRHRITLLFNANKAYDRQVVEGVGEYLQASQSEWDIFMEEDFRTRIENIREWLGDGVIADFDDPEIEQLLKDVQVPIVGVGGSYHRPEHYPPVHYIATDNYALVESAFLHLKEKGVHRFAFYGLPSSSGKRWAAEREHAFRELVAREKYRGVIYQGLETAPENWQHAQNRLSDWLQTLPPQTGIIAVTDARARHLLQVCEHLHIPVPEKLCVIGIDNEELTRYLSRVALSSVAQGTRQMGYQAAKLLHRLLDNENLPLQRVLVPPARVVERRSTDYRSLHDPAVIQAMHYIRNHACKGIKVEQVLDAVGISRSNLEKRFKEEVGETIHAMIHAEKLEKARSLLISTSLSINEISQMCGYPSLQYFYSVFKKEYDTTPKDYRDRFSEVII, via the coding sequence ATGTTTGAAAAGCGTCATCGCATTACGCTGCTGTTTAATGCCAACAAAGCTTATGACCGCCAGGTGGTTGAAGGGGTTGGCGAGTATTTACAGGCTTCTCAGTCAGAGTGGGATATCTTCATGGAAGAGGATTTCCGCACCCGGATTGAGAACATCCGGGAGTGGCTTGGCGACGGGGTGATCGCCGATTTTGACGATCCGGAAATTGAGCAGTTGCTGAAGGATGTGCAGGTGCCGATTGTCGGCGTCGGCGGCTCCTATCATCGCCCCGAACATTATCCGCCGGTGCACTACATCGCGACGGATAACTATGCGCTGGTGGAGAGCGCGTTTTTACATCTCAAAGAGAAAGGGGTACACCGTTTCGCTTTTTATGGGTTGCCCTCTTCCAGCGGCAAACGCTGGGCCGCCGAGCGCGAACATGCGTTCCGCGAGCTGGTAGCGCGTGAAAAATATCGCGGCGTCATTTATCAGGGGCTGGAAACCGCGCCGGAAAACTGGCAGCACGCGCAAAACCGGCTCTCTGACTGGCTGCAAACGCTACCGCCGCAAACCGGCATCATCGCCGTGACGGACGCGCGGGCGCGTCATCTGCTGCAGGTGTGCGAGCATCTGCATATTCCGGTGCCGGAGAAGCTTTGTGTTATCGGGATTGATAACGAAGAGCTGACCCGCTATCTCTCTCGCGTGGCGCTCTCGTCCGTGGCCCAGGGAACACGACAGATGGGGTATCAGGCGGCAAAATTGCTGCATCGCCTTCTGGATAACGAAAATCTGCCGCTGCAGCGCGTGCTGGTGCCACCCGCGCGGGTGGTGGAAAGGCGCTCTACCGATTATCGTTCATTGCACGATCCAGCCGTTATCCAGGCGATGCACTACATTCGCAATCATGCCTGTAAGGGCATCAAAGTCGAGCAGGTGCTGGATGCGGTGGGCATCTCCCGCTCTAATCTTGAGAAGCGTTTTAAAGAAGAAGTGGGCGAAACCATTCACGCCATGATCCACGCCGAGAAGCTGGAAAAAGCGCGCAGTCTGTTGATCTCGACCTCATTGAGCATTAACGAGATTTCCCAGATGTGCGGCTACCCGTCACTGCAATATTTCTATTCGGTATTTAAAAAAGAGTACGACACCACGCCAAAGGATTATCGCGACCGATTCAGTGAAGTGATCATATAG
- the xylH gene encoding xylose ABC transporter permease XylH translates to MSKSNPSEIKLTATSASSPISFRALNKINFQVFVMIAAIVAIMLFFTLMTEGAYLSARNISNLLRQTAITGILAVGMVFVIISAEIDLSVGSMMGLLGGAAAIFDVWLGWPLPLTIVVTLLLGLLLGAWNGWWVAYRKVPSFIVTLAGMLAFRGVLIGITNGTTVSPTSPAMSQIGQSYLPGGVGFAIGALGLALFIFWQWRGRMRRQALGLTSTASTAVAGKQALTAVIVLGAIWLLNDYRGVPTPVLILTFLLLAGMFMALHTAFGRRIYAIGGNLDAARLSGINVERTKLAVFAINGLMVAIAGLILSSRLGAGSPSAGNIAELDAIAACVIGGTSLAGGVGSVAGAVMGAFIMASLDNGMSMMDVPTFWQYIVKGAILLLAVWMDSATRRRV, encoded by the coding sequence ATGTCGAAAAGCAACCCGTCTGAAATTAAGCTGACCGCGACGTCAGCCTCGTCGCCGATATCTTTCCGCGCCCTGAACAAAATCAACTTTCAGGTGTTCGTCATGATCGCCGCCATTGTGGCCATCATGCTGTTTTTCACCCTGATGACGGAGGGCGCGTACCTGAGCGCGCGTAACATTTCTAACCTGCTGCGCCAGACCGCGATTACGGGCATCCTGGCGGTGGGGATGGTGTTTGTCATTATCTCGGCGGAAATCGATCTCTCTGTCGGCTCAATGATGGGATTGCTGGGCGGGGCCGCGGCCATTTTCGATGTCTGGCTGGGCTGGCCGCTTCCGCTGACGATTGTCGTCACGCTACTGCTCGGTCTGCTGCTGGGCGCCTGGAACGGCTGGTGGGTGGCGTACCGGAAAGTACCCTCGTTTATCGTCACCCTGGCGGGAATGCTGGCGTTTCGTGGCGTGCTGATTGGCATCACTAATGGCACAACGGTTTCGCCCACCAGCCCGGCGATGTCGCAGATTGGACAGAGCTACCTGCCGGGCGGCGTTGGCTTCGCCATTGGCGCGCTGGGGCTGGCGCTGTTTATCTTCTGGCAATGGCGCGGGCGCATGCGGCGTCAGGCGCTTGGATTAACGTCCACAGCGTCAACAGCGGTCGCGGGCAAGCAGGCGCTGACGGCGGTCATCGTGTTGGGCGCCATCTGGCTGCTTAATGATTATCGCGGCGTTCCGACGCCAGTGTTGATCCTGACGTTTCTGCTGCTGGCAGGCATGTTTATGGCGCTGCATACCGCCTTTGGCCGCCGCATTTACGCGATTGGCGGGAATCTGGACGCCGCAAGGCTTTCGGGTATCAATGTGGAGCGCACCAAGCTCGCGGTGTTCGCGATAAACGGCTTAATGGTGGCAATTGCCGGCCTGATTTTAAGCTCGCGGCTCGGCGCAGGCTCACCGTCGGCGGGAAACATTGCCGAGCTGGACGCCATCGCCGCTTGCGTCATCGGCGGCACCAGCCTTGCAGGCGGCGTCGGGAGCGTAGCGGGCGCGGTAATGGGCGCGTTTATTATGGCGTCGCTTGATAACGGCATGAGCATGATGGATGTTCCCACGTTCTGGCAATACATCGTCAAAGGCGCCATTTTGCTGCTGGCGGTCTGGATGGATTCCGCCACCCGCAGGCGCGTATAA
- a CDS encoding xylose ABC transporter ATP-binding protein, with protein MPYLLEMKNITKAFGAVKAVDSVSLALAPGEVMSLCGENGSGKSTLMKVLCGIYPWGSYEGEIVFAGEPLTPTHIRDTERKGIAIIHQELALVKNLTVLENIFLGAEITRHGVLDYDAMTLRCEKLLAQVSLHISPHTRTGDLGLGQQQLVEIAKALNKQVRLLVLDEPTASLTEQETALLLDIIRDLQQHGIACIYISHKLNEVKAISDTICVIRDGKPVGTRPAAQMSEEEIIAMMVGRELTALYPSEPHSPGDEILRVENLTAWHPVNHHIRRVSDLTFSLRRGEILGIAGLVGAGRTEAMQCLFGVWPGRWQGSIFIDGKPVTIRNCQQAIAHGIAMVPEDRKKDGIVPVMAVGQNITLAALDQFSGPLSALDAAAEQQCILDSLQRLKVKTASPMLAIGRLSGGNQQKAILARCLLLNPRILILDEPTRGIDIGAKYEIYKLIHQLVQQGIAVIVISSELPEVLGLSDRVLVMHEGRLKANLINHQLTQEQVMEAALRSDRHVEKQPV; from the coding sequence ATGCCTTATTTACTCGAAATGAAAAACATCACCAAAGCCTTTGGCGCGGTAAAAGCGGTAGATAGCGTGTCGCTCGCGCTGGCGCCTGGCGAAGTGATGTCGCTGTGCGGTGAAAACGGCTCTGGTAAATCAACCCTGATGAAAGTGCTCTGCGGCATTTACCCCTGGGGCAGTTATGAGGGCGAAATTGTGTTTGCCGGCGAGCCGCTCACGCCAACGCATATCCGTGATACCGAGCGTAAAGGTATCGCGATTATTCACCAGGAGCTGGCACTGGTGAAAAACCTGACGGTGCTGGAAAACATCTTTCTGGGTGCCGAAATCACGCGTCACGGCGTGCTGGATTACGATGCCATGACGCTGCGCTGCGAAAAACTGCTGGCCCAGGTGAGCCTGCACATTTCGCCGCATACCCGCACGGGCGATCTCGGGCTTGGGCAGCAGCAACTGGTGGAGATCGCGAAAGCGCTCAATAAACAGGTGCGTCTGCTGGTGCTGGATGAGCCGACGGCCTCACTTACCGAGCAGGAGACCGCGCTGTTGCTGGATATAATCCGCGATCTGCAACAACACGGCATCGCCTGTATTTATATCTCTCACAAACTGAATGAAGTGAAGGCGATTTCTGACACTATCTGCGTGATCAGGGATGGCAAACCCGTCGGCACGCGCCCTGCCGCGCAGATGAGCGAAGAAGAGATCATCGCCATGATGGTAGGCCGTGAACTGACGGCCCTTTATCCGAGCGAGCCACACAGCCCCGGTGACGAAATTCTGCGCGTTGAGAATCTGACGGCATGGCACCCCGTTAACCACCATATCCGCCGCGTCAGCGATCTCACTTTTTCACTGCGCCGTGGTGAAATCCTAGGTATCGCCGGGCTGGTCGGTGCCGGGCGCACCGAGGCGATGCAGTGCCTGTTTGGCGTCTGGCCGGGGCGCTGGCAGGGCAGCATCTTTATTGACGGCAAGCCGGTCACTATCCGCAACTGCCAGCAGGCTATCGCCCACGGTATCGCGATGGTGCCGGAAGACCGCAAAAAAGATGGCATCGTACCGGTGATGGCGGTTGGCCAAAACATCACGCTTGCCGCTCTGGATCAGTTTAGCGGGCCACTCAGCGCGCTGGATGCGGCGGCGGAGCAGCAGTGCATTCTCGATTCGCTGCAGCGGTTAAAAGTAAAAACGGCCTCACCGATGCTGGCGATTGGTCGCCTTAGCGGCGGCAATCAACAGAAAGCGATTCTGGCGCGCTGCCTGCTGCTCAATCCACGCATTCTTATTCTGGATGAACCGACGCGCGGCATTGATATCGGCGCGAAATATGAAATCTACAAACTCATCCACCAGCTGGTGCAGCAGGGTATTGCCGTTATCGTTATTTCTTCGGAGCTGCCGGAAGTGCTTGGCCTGAGCGACCGGGTGCTGGTGATGCATGAAGGCCGACTGAAAGCCAATTTAATCAACCATCAGCTGACGCAGGAACAGGTGATGGAAGCCGCACTGAGGAGCGACCGCCATGTCGAAAAGCAACCCGTCTGA